In Sphingobacterium sp. lm-10, one DNA window encodes the following:
- the rpmA gene encoding 50S ribosomal protein L27: protein MAHKKGAGSSKNGRESHSKRLGIKIFGGQQAIAGNIIVRQRGTKHNPDANVGIGKDHTLYALTAGTVVFRKKANDKSYVSVVPAAEQN, encoded by the coding sequence ATGGCACACAAAAAAGGTGCGGGTAGTTCCAAGAACGGCCGTGAGTCACATAGCAAGAGACTAGGTATTAAAATTTTTGGTGGTCAACAAGCAATTGCTGGTAACATCATCGTACGTCAGCGTGGTACAAAACACAATCCTGATGCTAACGTTGGTATCGGTAAAGACCATACATTGTACGCTTTGACTGCTGGAACAGTTGTTTTCCGTAAAAAAGCGAACGACAAATCATACGTTTCTGTCGTTCCTGCTGCTGAGCAGAACTAA
- the rplU gene encoding 50S ribosomal protein L21 translates to MYAIVNIAGQQFKVAKDQYLFVHRLQGDEGASIEFDNILLAENGGKFTVGTPSISGAKVSATILSHLKGDKVIVFKKKRRKGYKKKNGHRQSFTKIQITGISL, encoded by the coding sequence ATGTACGCAATAGTAAATATAGCAGGACAGCAATTCAAGGTTGCAAAAGACCAATATCTTTTCGTGCACCGTTTGCAGGGAGATGAAGGCGCTAGTATTGAATTTGACAACATATTGTTAGCAGAAAACGGTGGTAAATTCACTGTAGGTACACCTAGTATTTCAGGTGCTAAAGTTTCAGCTACGATTTTGTCTCATTTGAAAGGTGATAAAGTAATCGTTTTCAAGAAAAAACGTCGTAAAGGCTACAAAAAGAAAAACGGTCACCGTCAAAGTTTCACTAAAATCCAGATCACTGGAATTAGTTTGTAA
- a CDS encoding carboxypeptidase-like regulatory domain-containing protein yields MLPSLLAAQIQGKVVDEFGAPVIGATISIENTYTGTSSNEEGNYEIKLPKSGKEFTIGLDNVGWGKFRLFRIDYVRAMQGAQRQNGWVLGMKFLNF; encoded by the coding sequence ATGCTCCCTTCCCTATTAGCGGCGCAAATACAAGGAAAAGTGGTTGATGAATTTGGAGCTCCTGTTATCGGCGCCACGATCAGTATCGAAAACACCTACACCGGCACCTCATCCAACGAGGAAGGAAACTATGAGATCAAACTTCCGAAATCTGGAAAAGAATTTACGATAGGATTGGATAACGTGGGATGGGGAAAGTTTCGGCTATTCAGAATAGATTATGTACGCGCCATGCAGGGAGCACAACGTCAGAATGGATGGGTGCTTGGGATGAAGTTTCTAAATTTTTAA
- a CDS encoding DUF3307 domain-containing protein — protein MMLTVLLQFLIAHVLGDFVLQPKSLVEKRKLHIKYLLLHVAVHALMLLVIFSQSLNAYWHGIVFILATHLGIDSLKIWYEHKWPTKPFRAFVVDQLLHLLMIGLVTIYYYPDYFQQLVLWSPVNLLYILTFLVLVFVTPIIMRVFFSKWDQEQAFTGKKTDTLLDAGLVIGILERLMVVLFIQLNFLPGIGFLIAAKSIFRFGDLTNAKNTKFTEYILVGTFLSFTIALVLGVLLKLATAKLL, from the coding sequence ATGATGTTGACCGTATTACTTCAATTTTTAATAGCGCATGTATTGGGTGACTTTGTATTGCAACCGAAATCTTTAGTAGAGAAGAGGAAGTTGCACATCAAATACTTATTGCTACACGTGGCCGTTCACGCTCTCATGCTCCTGGTGATTTTTTCGCAGAGTCTTAATGCATATTGGCATGGTATCGTATTCATACTGGCTACACACCTAGGGATTGATAGTTTAAAGATTTGGTACGAGCACAAGTGGCCTACAAAACCATTCAGAGCATTTGTCGTTGATCAACTGTTACATTTATTGATGATAGGATTAGTCACAATTTACTACTATCCAGATTATTTTCAGCAGTTAGTACTCTGGTCGCCAGTAAATCTATTGTACATACTAACATTTCTTGTATTAGTTTTTGTAACACCAATCATCATGCGTGTTTTCTTTAGCAAATGGGATCAAGAACAGGCGTTTACTGGGAAGAAGACAGATACGTTGCTGGATGCTGGATTGGTAATCGGAATATTGGAACGTCTGATGGTTGTACTTTTTATTCAATTAAACTTTTTGCCGGGAATCGGATTTCTAATTGCTGCAAAGTCCATTTTCCGCTTCGGAGATTTAACAAATGCGAAAAATACCAAGTTTACAGAGTACATCTTAGTAGGTACATTTTTGAGTTTTACCATCGCATTAGTACTTGGTGTATTGTTGAAGCTTGCTACAGCGAAATTATTGTAA
- a CDS encoding SatD family protein, translated as MKYAVLTGDIVNSRMADAQLWGEQLRVVLSAYADNYDIYRGDSFQAILPLEKAFICTIVLMARLQTIPGIRVRIGLGIGEVDQPSNTVKESTGKAYIYSGEAFDDLRKDLFKIKTPWQETDRLINLVMGLCTEIMGRWTVNMAESFAAAMENPEKNQVQLAKLLKRKHQSQLSTELTKAGFVKIQESVIYCTQQLIK; from the coding sequence ATGAAATATGCAGTACTTACTGGAGATATTGTAAACTCGAGAATGGCGGATGCGCAATTATGGGGTGAACAACTTCGAGTAGTATTATCTGCTTATGCAGATAACTACGATATATATCGTGGGGATAGTTTTCAGGCGATATTGCCTCTTGAGAAGGCTTTTATATGCACCATCGTATTGATGGCAAGGTTGCAAACTATACCTGGTATACGGGTGCGTATCGGGTTGGGGATTGGTGAGGTAGATCAGCCATCGAATACCGTAAAAGAGTCAACAGGTAAGGCCTATATTTATTCGGGAGAAGCGTTTGACGATTTGAGAAAAGATCTTTTTAAAATCAAAACTCCTTGGCAGGAAACCGATCGCCTCATTAATCTTGTCATGGGTTTGTGTACGGAAATTATGGGCAGATGGACGGTCAATATGGCGGAATCCTTTGCGGCAGCGATGGAAAATCCAGAAAAAAATCAAGTACAGCTCGCCAAGTTGTTAAAACGTAAACATCAAAGTCAGCTCAGTACCGAGCTCACGAAAGCAGGCTTCGTCAAGATTCAGGAGAGCGTAATATATTGTACACAACAACTTATAAAATGA
- a CDS encoding PPK2 family polyphosphate kinase, translated as MSLYYNKFQAGSDFLVSEFPTKIEPKIKKKEAKSRLKKIRKELAHLQDVMYAHDKYSVLICIQGMDTSGKDSLIRRVFEKFNARGVVVHSFKVPTSKEYQHDYLWRHYIALPARGKFSVFNRTHYENVLVSRVHPHNLEEEHLPDIADTDNLPNDFWEKRFEQINNFEQHLVQNGTIILKYFLHISKDEQKSRILRRLNNEDKNWKFSPSDLSERKKWDEYMHYYEEAIRNTSKTSAPWYIVPADSKWVARYVVAKILLEVLAKRKDIKYPELPEKIADNIKSYKKELENE; from the coding sequence ATGAGTTTATACTATAACAAATTTCAAGCAGGAAGTGATTTTTTGGTCTCCGAGTTTCCTACCAAAATAGAACCAAAAATCAAAAAGAAAGAAGCAAAGTCTCGCTTAAAGAAAATTAGAAAAGAACTGGCTCATTTACAGGATGTGATGTATGCACATGACAAATACAGTGTTTTGATCTGTATCCAAGGAATGGACACATCTGGCAAAGATTCTTTGATAAGAAGAGTTTTCGAGAAATTTAATGCGCGTGGCGTAGTCGTTCATAGTTTCAAAGTGCCCACCTCCAAAGAATACCAGCACGATTATTTGTGGAGGCACTACATAGCACTGCCAGCACGCGGAAAATTCAGCGTATTTAACCGCACACATTACGAGAATGTATTAGTATCTCGGGTACATCCACACAATTTGGAAGAGGAGCACCTGCCCGATATTGCAGATACCGACAACTTACCAAACGACTTTTGGGAGAAGCGTTTCGAACAGATTAATAACTTCGAACAGCATCTGGTTCAAAATGGCACCATCATTCTCAAATACTTCCTCCATATCAGCAAAGATGAGCAGAAGAGTCGCATCTTGAGACGCTTGAACAATGAAGACAAAAATTGGAAGTTTTCTCCGAGCGACCTTTCCGAGCGCAAGAAATGGGACGAATACATGCATTATTATGAAGAAGCAATACGTAATACGAGTAAGACTAGTGCACCTTGGTATATTGTTCCGGCAGATAGCAAATGGGTGGCCCGTTATGTAGTTGCTAAGATTTTACTAGAAGTACTAGCAAAACGCAAGGACATAAAATACCCAGAATTGCCAGAAAAGATAGCAGACAACATCAAGTCCTACAAGAAAGAGCTAGAAAACGAATAG
- a CDS encoding dienelactone hydrolase family protein, which yields MRFIYFLVLYIATISMAHAQLQAVRKKSSYSYWVNTPSSSDVKPDKLPILVFLHGRSLSGSDINRVKRYGVLRAMEKGRSIDAIVVAPQTSNGWDADKVMHLVDEVLENYGGDRNRVYVCGMSMGAYGTMDVAGKYPDRIAAAVAICGGGTPGLACGLTQVPLWIQHGNSDRIVPLSESQKIYNAIKKCNPEADATLTVVPGGTHGSVENLFHQDAIYDWMFGYSL from the coding sequence ATGCGTTTTATCTATTTTTTGGTGTTGTACATCGCCACCATATCCATGGCACATGCTCAGCTGCAAGCTGTGCGTAAAAAAAGTAGTTACTCTTATTGGGTAAACACACCTTCTTCAAGCGACGTTAAGCCCGATAAACTACCGATTTTAGTGTTTTTACATGGCAGGAGTTTGTCAGGTTCTGATATTAATCGGGTTAAACGTTATGGTGTGTTGCGAGCGATGGAAAAGGGGCGCTCGATCGATGCCATCGTCGTAGCACCACAAACATCCAATGGATGGGATGCCGACAAAGTGATGCACTTGGTCGATGAAGTACTGGAGAACTATGGTGGAGATCGCAATCGGGTGTACGTTTGCGGTATGAGTATGGGTGCTTATGGCACGATGGATGTAGCGGGTAAATATCCAGACAGGATAGCTGCCGCGGTAGCTATCTGCGGTGGAGGCACACCCGGTCTTGCCTGCGGACTTACCCAAGTACCGTTGTGGATTCAGCATGGTAATAGCGATCGTATCGTACCACTTTCTGAATCTCAAAAAATTTATAACGCCATTAAGAAATGTAATCCAGAAGCGGATGCTACGCTTACGGTGGTACCCGGAGGTACGCATGGCAGCGTGGAAAATCTTTTCCACCAAGATGCTATCTATGACTGGATGTTTGGCTACAGCTTGTAA
- the sbcD gene encoding exonuclease subunit SbcD, with protein sequence MRILHTADWHLGKRLDFFSRIQEQQDILNEICEIADREDVDAVIVAGDLFDTFSPPVDAIELLYVTLKRLTNHGKRPVIAIAGNHDSADRIDAPDPLARACGILFVGYANAQLNASATSAGFSITHTDKGFMELMLPRFNYPLRIIATPYANELRLKQYLGEEDDRDIKLHETLSAHWHHLAETYCDPHGVNLLVTHLYMMKRGGEILEEPEGEKPLKIGNAALIYTDAIPPQIQYTALGHLHRHHQLGTTASPIVYSGSPLAYSFSEAGQEKKIMLVDLAPDIAAQYTTHKLHGGRSLVRKRFEDIDVAVDWLQNNPNTLVELTMVSDTFMTSAALKSLQEAHDGIIHIIPVVQNHTTTLAIDKPVADLEKDVKSLFVDYFQSRYGQQPNEELLSLFQEINGESDTQRTE encoded by the coding sequence ATGCGCATATTACACACAGCAGATTGGCATTTGGGCAAACGATTAGATTTCTTTTCCCGGATACAAGAGCAGCAGGATATTTTAAATGAAATCTGTGAAATAGCAGATCGCGAGGATGTAGATGCTGTTATAGTCGCGGGTGATTTATTTGACACATTCAGCCCGCCGGTAGACGCCATAGAACTACTATACGTGACGCTAAAACGCCTGACAAACCATGGCAAAAGACCGGTGATTGCGATTGCTGGCAACCATGACTCTGCTGATCGAATCGACGCACCAGATCCTCTCGCACGCGCTTGTGGGATTCTGTTTGTAGGCTATGCCAATGCACAATTGAATGCATCGGCCACCTCCGCAGGGTTTAGCATCACGCATACCGACAAAGGCTTTATGGAATTGATGCTTCCCCGTTTCAATTATCCATTGCGCATTATCGCCACACCATACGCTAATGAGTTGCGGTTAAAACAATACCTGGGCGAGGAGGATGACCGAGATATAAAATTACACGAAACACTGTCGGCTCATTGGCACCATCTTGCCGAAACCTATTGTGACCCTCACGGCGTTAATCTGTTGGTGACACATTTATACATGATGAAACGCGGTGGTGAAATACTGGAAGAGCCAGAAGGTGAAAAGCCACTTAAAATCGGGAATGCCGCATTAATCTATACCGATGCGATACCACCACAGATACAATATACTGCGCTAGGACACTTGCATCGCCATCACCAACTCGGCACAACCGCATCGCCGATCGTTTATTCGGGCAGTCCTCTCGCCTACTCATTTTCAGAAGCTGGGCAAGAAAAGAAAATTATGCTAGTTGATCTGGCGCCCGATATTGCCGCCCAGTACACTACTCACAAGCTGCACGGCGGCAGGTCACTGGTACGGAAACGTTTTGAGGATATTGATGTCGCGGTAGATTGGTTACAAAACAACCCCAATACGTTAGTGGAGTTAACAATGGTAAGCGATACCTTCATGACTTCCGCCGCGTTAAAAAGTTTGCAGGAAGCACACGATGGCATTATCCATATCATCCCTGTTGTGCAAAATCACACGACCACACTGGCTATAGACAAACCCGTTGCCGATCTGGAAAAAGACGTAAAATCGCTTTTTGTCGATTATTTCCAAAGCCGCTACGGTCAGCAACCTAATGAGGAATTACTGTCATTATTCCAGGAAATAAATGGCGAATCGGACACACAGCGTACAGAATAA
- a CDS encoding SMC family ATPase, which translates to MLPIYLSVEGFYSYQEKQEIDFTALTEGGLFGIFGSVGSGKSSILEAISLALYGDTERLNKTDKRGYNMLNLKSAQAKIVFDFLNFEGKKFRFTAQWRRKPTKFEDTSTIERSAYVYEQDRWIPLESAEGFLVTNLSYANFRRTIIIPQGQFKEFLELKGKERSEMLKEIFQLNRYDLGPKVSTLQAANNQKLENLKGALSGYEGISSEVLKEKEQHLITKKEQLTRSKTELDLLQTQRQILKEAAERHQELADKSRDLQTLLQQKDKIDQLRKELAIYEQTVQLFRDPIASRQRMEREKDAVGLRVEQLHGQRKVLSEEIDVLQENLRVVELNYKQIDRMRQEQIDLQNLIHIRKNETILQQEQANLKKGEPFVEKAKKELEDSQQSLTNTEQKLDDLKSNRFEASELMEIEAWYVGKDNLEAQIDATKEQITHLQSELAAITQQFEEKKYSPETWEQEVKNLEDKIQEDVLNLLEHETQLQVQVRLGDFAHRLQNGEPCPLCGALEHPEPMSSEQATSDLAQVLEQKRVLKQQQTHLQQVANELARLANTAQNKQEIQAKINKDLAALQGQMAAHRNSFKWPLYSPEDKSLFGEQKQKNKKTEETIQNLESEVKQLRSLSIQKTDEVARFEKRLQSIIEQIGVAKGLIEQYTNQLHTLDEVLYKSHSESELIHLKQQNELNIARTIEDHQVLTQRLHQKQTALADVAGQYQLSKEQFGVLRETLAASRSEIAQLLSSNQYEDLVQVQQILDKDLPVPQLRSEIQEFDIQQQVLQRQVENLTIRTQDDDYTPEKFIAIRDRYTTSHAAYEEELSAFGGFEKELGHLTVEFAKKEKLNEQLEKLSKRADHLKVMDNLFRGNGFVNYISTIHMQRLCEIANQRFHRLTKNQLSLSVSDSNDFEVIDNLNNGHRRSVKTLSGGQSFQASLCLALALAENIQSLNKSDKNFFFIDEGFGTQDHESINTVFDTLQYLHQENRVVGIISHVEELKERMPRSVTVTKDFERGSVVHHSFQ; encoded by the coding sequence ATGTTACCTATATATTTAAGTGTTGAAGGATTTTACTCCTACCAGGAAAAGCAAGAAATTGATTTCACGGCGCTTACCGAAGGAGGTTTATTTGGCATTTTCGGATCGGTTGGTTCTGGAAAATCTTCTATTTTGGAAGCAATTAGTCTTGCCTTGTATGGCGATACCGAACGGCTGAACAAAACCGACAAACGCGGTTACAACATGCTAAACCTCAAGTCTGCACAGGCCAAAATTGTGTTTGACTTTCTGAATTTTGAGGGTAAAAAATTTAGATTTACAGCCCAATGGCGACGCAAGCCAACTAAATTTGAAGATACCAGTACCATTGAGCGAAGTGCGTATGTATACGAACAAGATCGTTGGATTCCCCTAGAGTCGGCCGAAGGTTTTTTAGTCACCAACCTCTCCTATGCCAATTTTAGACGCACGATTATCATTCCGCAAGGTCAGTTTAAAGAATTCTTAGAACTAAAGGGTAAGGAACGTTCTGAGATGCTCAAAGAGATTTTTCAGCTTAACCGGTATGATCTCGGCCCTAAAGTTTCAACTTTACAAGCAGCCAACAACCAGAAGCTGGAAAATTTAAAAGGAGCCTTATCAGGTTATGAAGGCATATCATCGGAAGTGTTGAAGGAAAAAGAACAGCACTTAATCACGAAAAAGGAACAGCTTACTCGGTCCAAAACAGAACTAGACTTACTACAGACGCAAAGACAGATTCTAAAAGAAGCCGCAGAGCGCCATCAAGAGCTTGCAGACAAAAGCCGTGATCTACAGACTTTGTTGCAACAAAAGGATAAAATAGATCAGTTACGAAAAGAGCTGGCTATCTATGAGCAAACGGTGCAATTATTTCGTGATCCTATTGCTTCAAGGCAACGTATGGAAAGAGAAAAGGATGCTGTTGGCCTGCGAGTAGAGCAGCTTCACGGACAACGAAAAGTGCTCTCGGAGGAAATCGACGTCCTGCAGGAAAATCTTCGAGTAGTAGAACTGAACTATAAACAGATCGATCGAATGCGCCAGGAACAAATCGATCTTCAAAATCTAATTCATATCCGCAAAAATGAAACGATTTTACAGCAAGAGCAGGCGAATCTAAAAAAAGGGGAACCTTTCGTAGAAAAAGCGAAAAAAGAGCTGGAAGACAGCCAACAATCCTTAACCAACACAGAACAAAAATTGGATGATCTCAAATCGAACAGATTTGAAGCATCAGAGCTAATGGAAATAGAGGCCTGGTATGTAGGGAAGGATAATCTGGAAGCGCAGATCGACGCTACTAAAGAACAGATAACACACTTACAAAGCGAATTAGCAGCTATCACACAGCAGTTCGAGGAGAAGAAGTACAGTCCTGAAACTTGGGAGCAAGAAGTTAAAAACCTAGAGGATAAAATACAGGAAGATGTGCTGAATTTATTGGAGCACGAAACACAATTGCAAGTACAAGTGCGCTTAGGAGATTTTGCACATCGTTTGCAGAACGGGGAACCCTGCCCATTATGTGGCGCATTAGAGCACCCAGAACCGATGTCTAGCGAGCAGGCGACATCAGACTTAGCACAGGTATTGGAACAAAAACGGGTGCTCAAACAGCAGCAAACCCACCTACAACAAGTCGCTAATGAGTTGGCAAGATTAGCCAATACAGCGCAGAATAAGCAAGAAATACAAGCAAAGATTAACAAGGACCTAGCGGCATTGCAGGGACAAATGGCAGCCCATAGGAACAGCTTTAAGTGGCCACTCTATTCTCCGGAAGATAAATCCTTATTCGGGGAGCAAAAGCAAAAAAATAAAAAAACAGAAGAGACCATCCAAAACCTAGAGTCTGAAGTAAAGCAACTCCGCTCCTTATCCATTCAGAAAACAGATGAGGTCGCTCGTTTTGAAAAAAGATTGCAAAGCATTATCGAGCAAATCGGGGTGGCTAAAGGCCTGATTGAACAATATACGAATCAGCTTCATACCCTAGATGAAGTGTTGTACAAAAGTCATAGCGAATCTGAACTGATCCATCTCAAACAACAAAACGAACTCAATATCGCACGTACAATCGAAGATCACCAGGTATTAACCCAACGCTTACATCAAAAGCAAACTGCCCTTGCTGATGTTGCCGGCCAATACCAGTTATCAAAAGAACAGTTTGGCGTGCTAAGAGAAACGCTTGCTGCCAGTCGATCAGAGATCGCACAATTGCTTTCCAGCAACCAATACGAAGATTTAGTGCAGGTACAGCAAATTTTAGACAAGGATTTGCCAGTACCTCAGTTACGTAGCGAGATTCAGGAGTTCGATATACAGCAGCAAGTTTTACAGCGCCAAGTGGAAAACCTGACGATACGTACGCAAGATGATGACTATACGCCGGAAAAATTCATAGCAATACGCGATCGCTATACGACAAGTCATGCGGCCTATGAAGAAGAATTATCTGCATTTGGAGGGTTTGAAAAGGAATTAGGGCACCTCACGGTGGAATTCGCGAAAAAAGAAAAGTTAAATGAGCAATTGGAGAAATTAAGCAAACGTGCTGATCACCTCAAAGTAATGGATAATCTGTTTCGAGGTAATGGATTTGTAAATTACATCTCTACAATACACATGCAGCGCTTGTGTGAGATTGCTAACCAGCGGTTCCATCGGTTGACTAAAAACCAACTCAGCCTCAGCGTCAGCGACAGTAACGACTTTGAAGTGATTGATAATCTAAATAACGGACATCGGCGATCGGTGAAAACATTGTCTGGCGGACAAAGCTTTCAAGCATCGCTCTGCCTGGCACTCGCCTTAGCAGAAAATATTCAGTCGTTGAACAAGTCGGACAAGAATTTCTTTTTTATTGATGAGGGGTTTGGCACGCAAGATCATGAGAGCATCAATACCGTATTTGACACACTACAATACCTGCATCAGGAAAATCGTGTGGTGGGTATTATTTCTCACGTCGAAGAGCTTAAAGAGCGCATGCCAAGATCGGTAACCGTCACTAAAGATTTTGAGCGGGGCAGTGTGGTGCACCACAGCTTTCAGTAA
- a CDS encoding DUF4625 domain-containing protein, whose protein sequence is MMIKTCNNFVKYSVFGIFPVMLLFVTASCGQNTGDSPISNLRINQNKEAEIGIGQTAMVQADIALEHGIADVAFELKNSAGVPIDTIWSSLDDADGQTKYAVSQEIQIPVTLRPGKYWLILSVEDTHSDIKRDSISLNLVLDNTIPIVGDLDVGINKNGSDLHLEAELTAVKKIDRVEVLIKGANWSKDISFDKASIKDQLSTTFHEHVHVSDAPSGAYTVFLTLYDQQGRMAKVEGSFRK, encoded by the coding sequence ATGATGATAAAAACATGCAACAACTTCGTTAAGTATAGCGTTTTTGGAATTTTTCCTGTTATGCTTCTGTTTGTGACGGCTTCTTGTGGCCAAAACACCGGTGATTCTCCCATATCAAATCTTCGAATTAATCAAAATAAAGAAGCTGAAATTGGGATAGGACAGACTGCAATGGTACAGGCGGATATAGCGCTTGAACATGGTATCGCTGACGTAGCATTCGAGCTTAAAAACAGTGCTGGCGTACCGATTGATACGATATGGTCATCTCTTGATGATGCTGATGGTCAAACAAAATACGCAGTATCCCAAGAAATTCAAATTCCCGTTACGTTGCGTCCCGGTAAATATTGGTTAATACTGTCTGTAGAAGATACTCATTCAGATATAAAACGAGATTCGATCTCGTTGAACTTGGTGTTGGACAATACCATTCCGATCGTCGGTGATCTGGATGTCGGAATTAATAAAAACGGAAGCGATTTACATCTGGAAGCGGAGCTGACGGCGGTGAAAAAGATCGATCGGGTAGAAGTGCTTATCAAAGGTGCCAATTGGTCTAAAGATATTAGTTTTGATAAAGCGTCTATTAAGGATCAGTTATCTACTACTTTTCACGAACACGTGCACGTCAGCGATGCACCTTCAGGTGCGTACACCGTATTTCTGACACTGTATGATCAGCAGGGTCGCATGGCCAAGGTAGAAGGTTCTTTCCGTAAATAG
- a CDS encoding polysaccharide deacetylase family protein translates to MLKDSIYRELKKKPKHIYLTFDDGPLLGSQAIDSILTTKGVKGSVFLIGRHAKMSKKLTGYLNRYLDNPLVECYNHSYTHANGKYQTFYSDPSVAFTDFVKAQEEMGLKLKVARLPGRNIWMFDDVKRLDGRNGGTTAGMLHEDGFKVFGWDTEWRLNGKTGESDQSVEQTYKAIKNLLDKNIGLYPNNVVLLMHDDMFQLPKAQRKLGALIDSLQRHPDYNFEFMTDYPKKY, encoded by the coding sequence ATGTTAAAGGATTCGATTTATCGCGAGCTTAAGAAAAAACCTAAACATATTTATCTGACCTTCGACGACGGGCCGCTGTTAGGCAGTCAAGCGATCGATTCTATCCTTACCACAAAAGGCGTGAAAGGTAGTGTGTTTCTGATCGGTAGACATGCCAAAATGAGCAAAAAATTGACCGGATATCTTAATAGATATTTGGATAACCCGTTAGTGGAATGCTACAATCACAGTTACACGCATGCCAACGGCAAGTACCAAACATTCTATAGTGATCCAAGCGTTGCTTTTACGGATTTCGTAAAAGCGCAAGAAGAAATGGGACTTAAGCTTAAAGTCGCACGTTTGCCGGGAAGAAATATTTGGATGTTTGATGATGTCAAACGCTTGGATGGTCGCAACGGAGGTACTACCGCCGGAATGTTACATGAAGATGGCTTCAAGGTTTTTGGATGGGATACAGAATGGCGCTTAAATGGTAAAACCGGTGAATCAGATCAGTCGGTAGAACAGACTTACAAGGCTATAAAAAACCTTCTGGACAAAAATATTGGTTTGTATCCTAATAATGTTGTTTTGCTCATGCATGATGATATGTTTCAGCTTCCAAAAGCACAAAGGAAACTCGGAGCACTTATTGACAGTTTGCAACGGCATCCCGATTACAATTTTGAATTTATGACGGATTATCCTAAGAAATATTAA
- the ychF gene encoding redox-regulated ATPase YchF, which translates to MALQCGIVGLPNVGKSTLFNCLSNAKAQAANFPFCTIEPNVGVITVPDDRLKTLTELVNPQRIVPNTIEIVDIAGLVKGASKGEGLGNQFLGNIRTTNAIIHVLRCFDDGNVIHVDGSVDPIRDKEIIDTELQLKDLDTVIKRIQKVEKMAKTGGDKDAKKTFEILSVIKAHLESGKSSRTAPVQEEDLEFITDLSLLTSKPVLYVCNVDEASVNSGNAYVERVKEAVKDENASVLVISAQIESEIAQLEDYEERQLFLDDLGLTESGVNKLIRAAYDLLDLATYFTAGVQEVRAWTIEKGYTAPQAAGVIHTDFEKGFIRAEVIKYDDFVHYGSEAAVKEAGKLSVEGKTYVVQDGDVMHFRFNV; encoded by the coding sequence ATGGCATTACAATGTGGAATCGTTGGTTTACCTAACGTCGGTAAATCTACCTTATTTAACTGCTTATCAAATGCGAAGGCACAAGCTGCCAATTTCCCATTTTGTACGATAGAACCCAATGTTGGCGTGATCACCGTTCCGGATGATCGCTTAAAAACACTGACGGAATTAGTAAATCCGCAGCGAATTGTACCAAATACTATTGAGATTGTCGACATAGCAGGCTTGGTGAAGGGCGCTTCGAAAGGTGAAGGATTAGGCAACCAATTTTTAGGAAATATTCGTACGACGAATGCCATTATCCATGTTCTTCGTTGTTTTGACGATGGCAATGTGATCCACGTAGATGGATCTGTTGATCCCATACGGGATAAAGAAATTATTGACACCGAGTTGCAGCTGAAAGATTTGGATACGGTTATAAAACGCATCCAAAAAGTAGAGAAAATGGCTAAGACCGGTGGCGATAAAGACGCCAAGAAAACGTTTGAAATCCTTTCCGTAATCAAAGCCCATTTGGAGTCTGGTAAATCTTCTCGTACCGCACCAGTGCAGGAAGAAGACTTAGAGTTTATCACGGATCTTTCCCTACTTACCAGTAAACCGGTATTGTACGTGTGTAATGTCGATGAAGCTTCTGTGAATAGCGGAAACGCATATGTAGAGCGGGTAAAAGAGGCGGTAAAAGATGAGAACGCAAGCGTATTGGTTATCTCTGCACAAATCGAATCGGAAATTGCACAATTGGAAGATTACGAAGAGCGTCAACTTTTCCTGGACGATCTGGGTCTGACTGAATCAGGCGTCAACAAACTGATTCGTGCGGCCTACGACCTTTTAGACTTGGCGACTTACTTCACGGCTGGTGTACAGGAAGTACGTGCTTGGACGATCGAAAAAGGTTATACAGCACCACAGGCCGCAGGCGTTATTCATACCGACTTTGAAAAAGGTTTCATTCGTGCCGAGGTCATTAAGTACGATGATTTTGTGCATTATGGCTCTGAGGCAGCGGTGAAAGAAGCCGGAAAGCTTTCCGTAGAAGGTAAAACATATGTAGTACAGGATGGCGATGTCATGCACTTCCGTTTCAACGTATAA